From Triticum dicoccoides isolate Atlit2015 ecotype Zavitan unplaced genomic scaffold, WEW_v2.0 scaffold254863, whole genome shotgun sequence:
GGTGTCCCTGGCCACCGCGGCCGCCGCGCTGTACGCGCGCATGGCCTCGTCGCTCCTCCGCCCCGGCCTCCCGCGCCTCGTCGCGCTGCTCCCGCTCTTCCCATTCCTCGCCGCCGCTCCCCTGGCCCTCACTTCCTCCGCCATCGTCCGGGCCACCGCCGCCTTCTTCCTGGCCTGGCTCTGCGCGTTCAAGCTcgccctcctcgccgccggccgcggCCCGCTCGACCCCGCGCTCCCCGTGCTCCCGTTCGTCTTCACCGCCCTGCTCCCCGTCAAGCTCCGCCCCGCCGGCGCCGGAGCGCCCAAAGCCAAGCCGCTGCCGTCGCTCCTCTCTTGCGCGGCCAAGGTCGCCGCCATAGCCGCCATCCTCCGTCTCTACCAGTACAACGCTCGGCTGCACCCCTACGCGCGCCGGACGCTGTACGGCGTCCACATATACTGCTTCCTGGACCTCTTCTTCCCCTGCATCGCGGCGGCCGCCGGCGCGCTCGGCATGGAGACGGAGCCGCAGTTCGACCGCCCCTACCTGGCCTCCTCGCTGCGCGACTTCTGGGGCCGGCGGTGGAACCTCATGGTGTCGGCCATCCTCCGGCCGTCGGTGTACGACCCCGTGCGCGCGCGCGCCGGGAGCCCCGCCGGCGTGCTGGCCACCTTCCTGGTGTCCGGGCTGATGCACGAGGGCATGGTGTACTACCTCAGCCTCCGGCGGCCGGACGGCCGGATGACCGCCTTCTTCCTGCTCCACGGCGTCTGCTGCGTCGTCGAGGGGTGGTGCGCGCGGCGGTGGGCGGCGAAGGGGTGGCCGTCGCCGCCGCGGGCCGTGGCGACGGTGATTGTGGTGGTGTTCGTCGCGGGCACGTCGTTCTGGCTCTTCTTCCCGCCGCTGTGCAAGGACGGTGGCGAGGAGAAGCTGCTGGAGGAGTGGGCTGCCGTGGCGGCCTTCTTCCTCGACGCCAGCAGAAAGATTAATGGCGTTGTACGTTCAACGGACTCACTAGCAGTAGGAAAATAAATTTCAGATTGATTGGGACTCTAACCAAGCAACCAAACAGGATTGCATTGTCTTGTTTACCATGATAAAGTCTGAGAGATGAAACAATAAACATCGCCAGCTCTGATGATTCCCAGCCAAAAACAAGTCATGATCCACCAACCTTGGGAGTCGTCCTCAAACTGAGATTGTACTTTTACAGTGCCAAGTTTGCCAAAAAAGTTCAGTGTTAAAAGAGCTTTAAACCATAGACGACCGCCCTGctattcacgaagacaaacttcctTCCATCTCATTAGATGGTACATCTTGCAAAAGGAAATTATGGGCTCTCAAGAAATCCAACCATCTCACATCCCCACCACTGACAGTTAGGATGTGTTTGTTAGGGTGCATGAGGGTAAATTTACTACTCAACCCACTTTTGGTTGATTGGTATCCTGCACAGGACCACCTCGAGCTTAGCCCAAATATACTCGTAGAATGCACGAAGAGAGAACACATCGGTAGCCGTTCATTGGTCAGCATGACTGTGCACGAGTGACGCGTGCGACGTCGTGTTTCAAAATATGTTcagaaattcaatttttttttaattataaaaaatgttcagaatttcagaaAATGGTCAAATTTTCAAAACTTATTTacattttcaaaaaaatcaaaaaatatgataATTTCCAAAAAAACTAAAATTGTTCAGCATTTCAAATTTTGAATAGATTTCCACAAAAGATTCAATTTCtttaatttttttagaaaatgttcagattttaaaaaaatggaaaaaaaatcagaatttctcAAAATTTATTTAaagtttcagaaaatgttcataattccaaaataattaaaaatagaaaatatt
This genomic window contains:
- the LOC119345591 gene encoding acyl-CoA--sterol O-acyltransferase 1-like — its product is MELLRDSIPMVSLATAAAALYARMASSLLRPGLPRLVALLPLFPFLAAAPLALTSSAIVRATAAFFLAWLCAFKLALLAAGRGPLDPALPVLPFVFTALLPVKLRPAGAGAPKAKPLPSLLSCAAKVAAIAAILRLYQYNARLHPYARRTLYGVHIYCFLDLFFPCIAAAAGALGMETEPQFDRPYLASSLRDFWGRRWNLMVSAILRPSVYDPVRARAGSPAGVLATFLVSGLMHEGMVYYLSLRRPDGRMTAFFLLHGVCCVVEGWCARRWAAKGWPSPPRAVATVIVVVFVAGTSFWLFFPPLCKDGGEEKLLEEWAAVAAFFLDASRKINGVVRSTDSLAVGK